Proteins co-encoded in one Parascardovia denticolens DSM 10105 = JCM 12538 genomic window:
- a CDS encoding radical SAM protein: MSLTVITGRHTSLIATNTMSAICPNLLAWLFSNERFAEALASLSGVFPSSSWDSAFAVAYHPGFACNLTCSYCYQKHESLKEQKGIWKLTIHKKDICDKREIANFIFAEMNRARMKQIDLSLLGGEPLMYLDDIGDFVKELRALIQIRSVSVITNGTLISPNSLQILDKIGCNEVQITFDGNSYFHNKFRKNRSGRGTYRQVMNACKLVVGSGIKLNIRINVTSQNLRSIDELIIDLSRTMIGKHARINLALIDDTDSYHDSNWEKGELIRQIYHIYKLLAENELHASTKFMRMHCGTCGDPFERAGLVVASDGKLYSCWDTAGDISQAVGDVRKGYNPKLFDSNWKHCGYRGSKAISWFNDIEAAATRGLLDGAWNVNHSRRG; the protein is encoded by the coding sequence ATGTCTCTAACGGTTATTACGGGTCGCCACACATCTCTTATTGCGACGAATACGATGTCGGCGATATGTCCAAACTTACTGGCTTGGCTTTTCAGCAATGAACGATTCGCTGAGGCTTTAGCATCTTTAAGCGGTGTTTTCCCCTCGTCCTCATGGGACTCGGCATTCGCCGTTGCCTATCATCCGGGGTTCGCATGTAACCTCACCTGCTCATATTGTTACCAAAAGCACGAAAGTTTAAAAGAGCAGAAAGGAATTTGGAAGCTGACTATTCACAAAAAAGACATATGTGATAAGAGAGAGATAGCAAATTTTATTTTTGCTGAAATGAATCGGGCAAGAATGAAACAAATTGATTTGTCTCTATTAGGTGGTGAACCTCTCATGTATTTAGATGATATTGGAGACTTTGTAAAGGAGCTGAGAGCTCTTATACAAATTCGTTCTGTGTCAGTTATTACAAATGGGACTCTTATATCTCCCAATTCGCTGCAGATACTCGATAAAATTGGCTGTAATGAAGTACAGATTACGTTTGATGGTAATTCTTATTTTCATAATAAATTCCGAAAAAATCGGAGTGGCAGAGGAACGTATCGTCAAGTGATGAATGCATGTAAACTAGTCGTTGGCAGTGGAATTAAACTTAATATAAGAATTAATGTAACGAGTCAAAACCTCAGGAGCATTGATGAATTAATTATTGATTTATCAAGAACCATGATAGGTAAGCATGCTCGGATTAACCTTGCACTTATCGATGATACTGACAGCTATCATGATTCAAATTGGGAAAAAGGAGAATTGATTAGACAAATTTACCATATCTATAAATTGCTTGCAGAAAATGAACTGCATGCATCAACCAAATTTATGCGCATGCACTGCGGCACATGTGGGGATCCTTTTGAGAGAGCAGGTCTTGTTGTCGCGAGCGATGGAAAACTTTATAGTTGTTGGGATACGGCTGGCGATATCTCACAGGCCGTAGGAGATGTGAGGAAAGGCTATAATCCAAAACTCTTTGATTCAAATTGGAAACATTGTGGATATCGTGGTTCAAAAGCAATCAGTTGGTTTAATGATATTGAAGCTGCTGCAACGAGAGGCCTTTTGGACGGAGCTTGGAATGTGAACCATAGTAGACGGGGCTGA
- a CDS encoding ATP-binding cassette domain-containing protein: MKRMRTVLSSCAWCVRVAFKSSWRFVLPALILGLVASLVPSLQTVSVGKLTEALSLPGRPRALTWSVITGVLVAGYLGLRNVVSDLWRMTQNPMVEWCRNSINEALSRRRPDEIGSQEEGDLARQAREAVNSGSITLQVAAINAVFTSVIVCLSLMVTIWRASWVAAILVLLCLFPSVIGTMVYAEFDQRTWPKVMRSRRYGEYLENQLTYERPAVELATLGAQGFVARKARPCYRRQRELSQGIERVGLESDLVAGVVSGALLILAIISLLYEGASPSLIAGSVVGVLSGMQATASVAYELGNMVQASISISSLQKLVAEKPPIPRIATKGQGVAELSSGVLLTPEADFELDLSGLSFTYPQADASAVHDVSLKAKKGEFIAFVGRNGAGKTTLLKCLSGAVKPQAGSMIFKSGQSRGKPISQTIDLSQLSPKKKSEIMSFMVQDYNHFEFTVRENLSLGRGRADSGGNRTDRERLLWDSLESVGEADLVRSLPDGLDTQLGAQWDGADLSGGQWQRLAIARSLVQDAPVRVFDEPTSNVDSAAEEEIIHELKKRGKDKLTILVTHRAWTLKAADMIYIFDSGTIVDCGTYDELVQHSPVFNSLFNYQLKGGDSND; the protein is encoded by the coding sequence ATGAAGCGAATGCGAACGGTTCTTTCCTCCTGCGCCTGGTGCGTCCGGGTCGCATTTAAATCATCTTGGCGTTTTGTTCTTCCCGCTTTGATTCTGGGTCTGGTCGCATCCCTGGTCCCCAGCCTGCAAACGGTATCGGTTGGGAAGCTCACCGAAGCCCTCTCCCTCCCCGGTCGTCCACGGGCTCTGACCTGGTCCGTCATCACCGGGGTCCTGGTGGCAGGGTATTTGGGATTGAGGAATGTGGTCTCCGACTTGTGGCGGATGACCCAGAATCCCATGGTCGAATGGTGCCGTAACTCCATCAATGAGGCCTTGTCTCGCAGGCGACCAGACGAAATCGGGAGCCAGGAGGAAGGCGATCTGGCGCGGCAGGCGCGTGAAGCCGTCAATTCGGGAAGCATCACCCTGCAGGTGGCGGCGATCAACGCCGTCTTCACCTCCGTGATCGTTTGTCTGAGCTTGATGGTGACGATTTGGCGGGCCAGCTGGGTCGCCGCAATCCTCGTCCTCCTCTGCCTTTTCCCCTCGGTCATAGGCACCATGGTCTATGCGGAGTTCGATCAAAGAACATGGCCGAAGGTCATGCGCAGCCGTCGGTATGGGGAATATCTGGAGAACCAGCTCACTTATGAACGTCCAGCCGTCGAGCTGGCGACTCTGGGAGCCCAGGGATTCGTCGCCCGCAAGGCCCGGCCCTGCTACCGCAGGCAACGCGAACTAAGCCAGGGGATCGAGCGGGTTGGCTTGGAATCGGACCTTGTCGCCGGCGTCGTCTCCGGCGCCTTGCTGATCCTTGCCATCATCTCCCTCCTCTATGAAGGGGCTTCTCCCTCTCTCATAGCCGGGTCGGTCGTGGGGGTCCTCTCCGGCATGCAGGCAACCGCCAGCGTCGCCTACGAGCTGGGCAACATGGTCCAGGCCTCCATCTCCATTTCCAGCTTGCAGAAGTTGGTGGCTGAGAAACCTCCGATACCAAGGATAGCGACAAAGGGTCAGGGAGTCGCTGAACTCTCCTCTGGCGTGCTTCTGACGCCGGAGGCCGATTTCGAACTGGACCTGTCGGGTCTTTCCTTCACCTATCCACAGGCTGACGCCTCCGCCGTCCATGATGTGTCCCTCAAGGCGAAGAAAGGCGAGTTCATCGCTTTCGTCGGGCGCAACGGAGCCGGTAAGACCACGCTTTTGAAATGCCTGTCCGGGGCAGTCAAGCCCCAGGCTGGTTCCATGATTTTCAAATCAGGCCAAAGCCGGGGAAAGCCCATCAGCCAAACAATCGACCTGTCCCAGCTGAGCCCGAAAAAGAAGTCGGAGATCATGTCCTTCATGGTTCAGGATTACAACCACTTCGAATTCACGGTTCGGGAAAACCTCTCTTTAGGAAGAGGGAGGGCAGACAGCGGCGGAAATCGGACTGATCGGGAAAGGCTTCTCTGGGATTCCTTGGAATCGGTCGGTGAAGCAGATCTGGTTCGCTCTCTGCCGGACGGATTGGACACTCAGTTGGGGGCTCAATGGGACGGGGCCGATCTTTCAGGCGGACAATGGCAGCGGCTGGCCATCGCCCGCAGCCTGGTCCAGGACGCCCCGGTCCGTGTTTTCGACGAACCGACCAGCAACGTCGATTCCGCCGCCGAAGAGGAGATCATCCACGAACTGAAGAAACGAGGGAAAGACAAGCTGACCATCCTGGTGACCCACCGGGCCTGGACACTCAAAGCTGCTGATATGATTTATATTTTTGACTCTGGGACGATTGTTGATTGCGGTACATATGACGAACTTGTTCAACATAGTCCAGTCTTCAATAGTCTCTTTAATTACCAACTGAAAGGAGGTGACTCAAATGATTAA
- a CDS encoding LysR family transcriptional regulator — MTLLQLKYVVKIVECGSMNEASKELYISQPALSSAIKELEKEMNIEIFTRSPQGISLTVDGQEFITYARQILDQTALLENRYKHTRPRRQLCQVATQHYMFAVEAFVEMIKNMNADEYEFAIREMRTRDIINSVANMQSEIGIIYTSDFNRDVISKLLREKRLVFHPLFRANLHVYLSRTNPLASKEKVTLKDLEPYPFLQYDQGEEGSFYFYEEAIWPKYARKQINVSDRATIFNFIVGLNGYTICTGINNEDLDNEKIIAVPLDSDVTMLLGWIGMSRTNLSKAGEGYLAQLKQVVLSHGLSLAEE, encoded by the coding sequence ATGACACTCCTGCAGCTTAAATACGTGGTCAAGATCGTGGAATGCGGCTCCATGAACGAAGCGTCCAAAGAGCTCTACATCTCCCAGCCCGCGCTCAGCTCCGCCATCAAGGAGCTGGAGAAGGAGATGAACATCGAGATCTTCACCCGCTCCCCCCAAGGAATCTCCTTGACCGTGGACGGGCAGGAATTCATCACCTACGCCCGGCAGATCCTGGACCAGACCGCCCTGCTGGAGAACCGATACAAGCACACCCGTCCTCGCAGACAACTTTGCCAGGTGGCCACCCAGCATTACATGTTCGCCGTGGAAGCCTTCGTGGAAATGATCAAGAACATGAACGCCGACGAATACGAGTTCGCCATCCGGGAGATGAGGACCAGGGACATCATCAACTCCGTGGCCAACATGCAGTCGGAGATCGGCATCATCTATACCTCCGATTTCAACCGGGACGTCATCTCCAAGCTCCTGAGGGAGAAAAGGCTGGTCTTCCACCCCCTCTTCCGGGCCAATCTCCATGTCTACCTATCCCGGACCAACCCCTTGGCCTCCAAGGAAAAAGTCACCTTGAAAGACTTGGAGCCCTACCCCTTCCTCCAATACGACCAGGGGGAGGAAGGCAGCTTCTACTTCTATGAAGAGGCGATTTGGCCGAAATACGCCCGCAAACAAATCAATGTGAGCGACCGCGCGACCATCTTCAACTTCATCGTCGGTCTGAACGGGTATACCATCTGCACGGGCATCAACAACGAAGACCTGGATAACGAGAAGATCATCGCCGTCCCCCTCGATAGCGACGTGACCATGCTCCTGGGCTGGATCGGTATGAGCCGGACCAACCTGTCCAAGGCCGGGGAAGGCTACCTGGCCCAGTTGAAGCAGGTGGTCCTTTCCCACGGCCTGTCTTTGGCGGAAGAGTAG
- the pyrE gene encoding orotate phosphoribosyltransferase, with amino-acid sequence MTMNQQGNQGADLVDPLSREFTSFLLDCQALKFGDFTLKSGRRSPYFINAGAFDDGGKISRLGSFYQRAIVRAISQGEIPADFGTVFGPAYKGIPLAVSTSMALTAAGRPVGYTFDRKEAKDHGDGGLFVGTQLTDDMGVLMVDDVMTAGTAVHEVVPKLKAAAEVDIVGLVLSVDRMEKTKDSDQSAVRAVSGEFGFPVIAIATIRQILEAARTLTDGEGKPVLSAERYQAARDYLALYGASK; translated from the coding sequence ATGACCATGAATCAGCAAGGAAATCAGGGGGCGGACTTGGTCGACCCTCTCAGCCGGGAATTCACCTCCTTCCTCTTGGACTGCCAGGCCCTTAAATTCGGGGACTTCACCCTGAAATCCGGCCGACGGTCGCCTTATTTCATCAATGCCGGAGCCTTCGACGATGGGGGGAAGATCTCCCGCCTAGGCTCTTTCTACCAAAGGGCCATCGTCAGGGCCATCAGCCAGGGGGAGATTCCGGCGGATTTCGGCACCGTCTTCGGCCCGGCCTACAAGGGCATCCCTTTGGCCGTATCCACTTCCATGGCCTTGACCGCGGCCGGCCGTCCGGTCGGCTACACTTTCGACCGGAAAGAGGCCAAAGACCACGGGGACGGTGGCCTCTTCGTCGGGACCCAGCTGACCGATGACATGGGGGTCCTCATGGTCGATGACGTCATGACCGCCGGCACCGCCGTCCATGAAGTCGTTCCCAAACTGAAGGCCGCGGCCGAAGTCGACATCGTCGGCTTGGTCCTGTCCGTCGACCGCATGGAGAAGACCAAGGATTCCGACCAATCCGCCGTGCGGGCGGTCAGCGGGGAATTCGGTTTCCCGGTCATCGCCATCGCCACCATCCGTCAGATCCTGGAAGCCGCCCGGACTTTGACGGACGGGGAAGGGAAACCGGTCCTGTCGGCTGAGCGCTATCAGGCCGCCCGGGATTATCTGGCCCTCTACGGGGCGTCGAAATAA
- a CDS encoding dihydroorotate dehydrogenase — translation MMDVDANMGIEAGMDADMDRAQGIDAVASSPAREDEDGFFAASIQARTWNHPTVVAGVPWKNPVGTASGTFNLDACGRFYDVSQLGAVSTKGVSPIPWEGNPAPRSAESPAGTVNAVGLQNPGVDVYLQDELPRLKHLGATVVTNVAGHSNDDYCQVVEKLADSPADMLEINVSCPNVSAGGMAVGSDPAALEVLMKRLRPLADKPLIVKLTPNITDITTVARAAVDNGADALSLINTFVGMRIDIRTGRPIIANVTGGVSGPAIHPMALAMVYKVRQALPHIPLIGIGGIATAEDALEFLYAGANAVEVGSAALIDPTAPMKVALGLDSLLDERPDLSALLAQGKTWPVGQD, via the coding sequence ATGATGGACGTGGATGCGAATATGGGAATCGAGGCGGGCATGGATGCGGACATGGACAGGGCCCAAGGGATCGATGCTGTGGCAAGCAGCCCGGCCCGGGAGGACGAAGACGGCTTCTTCGCCGCCAGCATCCAGGCCCGGACCTGGAACCATCCCACCGTGGTGGCCGGAGTTCCTTGGAAGAACCCGGTGGGCACGGCCTCCGGCACCTTCAACCTGGACGCCTGCGGCCGCTTTTATGACGTCTCCCAGCTGGGAGCGGTCAGCACCAAAGGAGTCTCTCCCATCCCCTGGGAGGGGAACCCGGCCCCCCGGTCGGCCGAATCCCCCGCAGGGACGGTGAACGCCGTCGGTCTGCAGAATCCCGGCGTGGACGTCTACCTCCAGGATGAGCTTCCCCGGTTGAAACACCTGGGGGCCACCGTGGTGACCAACGTGGCCGGCCATAGCAATGACGACTACTGCCAGGTGGTGGAGAAGCTGGCGGATAGCCCGGCTGACATGTTGGAAATCAACGTGTCCTGTCCGAACGTGTCCGCAGGTGGCATGGCGGTCGGCTCCGACCCGGCGGCCCTGGAGGTCCTCATGAAGAGGCTTCGCCCATTGGCCGACAAGCCTCTGATCGTCAAACTGACCCCCAACATCACCGACATCACGACCGTGGCCCGGGCGGCCGTCGACAACGGGGCCGACGCCCTCAGCCTGATCAACACCTTCGTGGGGATGAGGATCGACATCCGCACCGGCAGGCCGATCATCGCCAACGTGACCGGAGGCGTGTCCGGCCCGGCCATCCACCCCATGGCCCTGGCCATGGTCTACAAGGTGCGGCAGGCCTTGCCCCATATCCCCCTGATTGGGATCGGGGGCATAGCCACGGCCGAAGACGCTTTGGAATTCCTTTATGCCGGAGCCAACGCTGTGGAAGTCGGCTCGGCGGCCTTGATCGATCCGACCGCCCCGATGAAGGTCGCCCTGGGCCTGGATTCCCTGCTGGACGAACGGCCCGACCTGTCCGCCCTTCTGGCCCAAGGAAAGACCTGGCCGGTGGGCCAGGATTAA
- a CDS encoding dihydroorotate dehydrogenase electron transfer subunit — protein MTAPRFSPTRTAAAEPAPSAHLRHEHGFLPSRRSVPLISMEALTGGVCRMVIEDPYLASNARGGQFVDFFTGDAQRLFPRPLGICDIEGDQVSFLFATVGEGTREISRKKAGETIDILGPLGRPFALKEGVTYLLVGGGLGVPPLIAAARDINRMGTSSAVSLFGYRNIHFADESVGKYVSQAYSIDNAEGNVIDLLDRWMKENPGQDKSRVVILSCGPAVMMKAVARWAATEGVQAEFSLEERMGCGFGACFTCVTPTIHGYKKICMDGPAFGSEELGWNEV, from the coding sequence ATGACCGCCCCTCGTTTCAGCCCTACCCGCACCGCAGCAGCCGAGCCGGCGCCCAGCGCCCATCTGCGGCATGAACACGGGTTCCTTCCCTCCCGCCGGTCCGTCCCCCTGATCTCCATGGAAGCCTTGACGGGCGGGGTCTGTCGCATGGTCATCGAAGACCCTTACCTGGCTTCCAACGCCCGCGGGGGGCAATTCGTCGACTTCTTCACCGGCGACGCACAGCGGCTTTTCCCCAGGCCTTTGGGCATCTGCGACATCGAAGGGGACCAGGTCTCCTTCCTCTTCGCCACGGTGGGTGAGGGGACCAGGGAGATCAGCCGGAAGAAGGCAGGGGAGACGATCGACATCCTCGGCCCCCTTGGTCGGCCTTTCGCCCTGAAAGAAGGGGTGACCTACCTCCTGGTCGGCGGCGGCCTGGGGGTTCCTCCGCTCATCGCCGCCGCCAGGGACATAAACCGGATGGGGACTTCGTCGGCCGTCTCCCTTTTCGGTTATCGAAACATTCATTTCGCCGATGAATCTGTGGGTAAGTATGTCTCTCAGGCATACTCCATCGATAACGCTGAAGGCAACGTCATCGACCTCCTAGACCGATGGATGAAAGAGAACCCCGGACAGGACAAGTCCCGGGTCGTCATCCTTTCCTGTGGCCCGGCGGTCATGATGAAGGCCGTGGCCCGATGGGCGGCCACGGAAGGCGTACAGGCCGAGTTCTCTTTGGAGGAGCGGATGGGCTGCGGCTTCGGCGCCTGCTTCACCTGCGTGACCCCCACCATTCACGGCTATAAGAAGATCTGCATGGATGGACCGGCCTTCGGCTCCGAGGAATTAGGCTGGAACGAGGTTTGA
- the pyrF gene encoding orotidine-5'-phosphate decarboxylase produces the protein MDRLIEAIRRTGNPSVVGLDPKPGLLPKQLLETVAGLDDLAQAYLVFNQAIIDSVSDLIPAVKPQIAMYEALGPAGVDVYARTCAYAQSKGLYVLGDVKRGDIGSTAQAYAAHLSGSPALPGLPSQDVWHEDAVTVNPYLGIDGIRPFLDACIQDDKDIFVLCKTSNPSSSQLQDLRTAGQSGAEDSAKTVSQEVAGLLEEWGKESQGNSGYSRLGAVIGATHPQLAQDFRRRMPRTFFLVPGYGAQGGTAADVAALFDGQGRGAIVNSSRGIIGAWKANPAYSEDLNRHQALDLLASSARKAVIVMKEDLTSILGRGGRKPDLVRQPASQDASSQSGYPTTDLIR, from the coding sequence ATGGACCGATTGATCGAAGCCATCAGAAGGACCGGCAATCCCAGCGTGGTCGGTTTGGACCCTAAGCCAGGCCTCCTGCCCAAGCAGCTTCTAGAGACGGTGGCCGGTCTGGACGACCTGGCCCAGGCTTATCTGGTCTTCAACCAGGCCATCATCGACTCCGTCAGCGACCTGATCCCCGCGGTCAAACCGCAAATCGCCATGTATGAGGCTTTGGGCCCGGCCGGGGTGGACGTTTACGCCCGCACGTGCGCCTACGCCCAGAGCAAAGGCCTCTACGTCCTCGGGGACGTCAAGCGGGGGGACATCGGTTCCACCGCCCAGGCCTACGCCGCCCATCTGTCCGGGAGCCCGGCCCTGCCCGGCCTGCCTTCCCAGGATGTCTGGCATGAGGACGCGGTGACGGTCAACCCCTACCTGGGGATCGACGGGATCCGCCCTTTCCTAGACGCTTGTATCCAGGACGATAAGGACATTTTCGTCCTCTGCAAGACCTCCAATCCCTCTTCCAGCCAGCTTCAGGACTTGCGGACGGCTGGCCAGAGCGGGGCCGAAGACAGCGCGAAGACCGTCAGCCAGGAAGTGGCCGGTCTTTTGGAGGAATGGGGAAAGGAAAGCCAGGGGAATTCGGGATACTCCCGCCTGGGCGCGGTCATCGGGGCCACCCATCCCCAGCTGGCACAGGATTTCCGGCGGAGGATGCCCCGCACCTTCTTCCTGGTTCCCGGCTATGGGGCCCAAGGAGGCACGGCTGCGGACGTGGCCGCCCTCTTCGATGGTCAAGGTCGGGGGGCGATCGTCAATTCCTCCCGGGGGATCATCGGCGCTTGGAAGGCGAACCCGGCCTACAGCGAAGATCTGAACCGCCATCAGGCCTTGGACCTTTTGGCTTCCTCGGCCCGCAAGGCCGTCATCGTCATGAAGGAGGACCTGACCTCGATCCTGGGCCGGGGAGGAAGGAAACCGGACCTTGTTCGCCAGCCAGCCAGTCAGGATGCCAGCAGTCAGTCAGGATACCCGACCACGGACTTGATAAGATGA
- a CDS encoding dihydroorotase: MTHDWQDSPRIFPPHPPLRLAGLTVWDSGRTVDLLLPASGGWEEGREGDRSQEVRLDCSGLTIAPGFRDPHVHFRDPGQTEKEDMVTGSRAAAHGGYTGVLIMPNTLPALDGATVPGGCQGCRSSLDYLDSYSKINSCPLPVHYALCVAASLGRQGQEPSRMEDWASGLAFPSHPVIAISDDGATVPTALVDQVATMALEAGIPFIDHCEHHESGVLNEGPVARRLGLPGIPESTEIAVVSRDIDLVRRTGVRLHLQHISTAASCAAIRQAKDEGLPVTCETAPHYLALDDKSVEDYGPAAKMNPPLRSSKDRQAVIQAVADGTIDMLATDHAPHTAEQKAAGLAAAPNGVIGLESAYGVAYHCLVAPGIISHRRLIELMSVNPARLMKDQVFEIEAHLSGSVVDLRSSVDLKSGQGPESEDVWGQGQPDLVLLKTGEETRIQTDRWLSKARNTPFQGWTVESRVVATILGGRISCAQADSLRWEE; this comes from the coding sequence ATGACTCATGACTGGCAGGATTCCCCCCGGATCTTTCCCCCGCATCCCCCTCTTCGGTTGGCCGGTCTGACCGTCTGGGACAGCGGCCGGACCGTGGACCTGCTCCTTCCCGCCAGTGGTGGGTGGGAAGAGGGGCGGGAGGGGGACCGAAGCCAGGAGGTCCGTCTCGATTGTTCCGGCTTGACTATCGCCCCCGGTTTCCGCGACCCCCATGTCCATTTCCGCGACCCGGGGCAGACCGAGAAGGAGGACATGGTCACCGGCTCGCGCGCGGCCGCCCACGGAGGGTACACAGGCGTGCTCATCATGCCCAACACCCTGCCGGCCTTGGATGGGGCCACGGTCCCCGGCGGTTGCCAAGGCTGCCGGTCCAGCCTGGACTATCTCGACTCTTACTCGAAGATCAACTCCTGCCCTTTACCGGTCCATTACGCCTTATGCGTGGCCGCTTCCCTAGGCCGCCAAGGCCAGGAACCGTCCCGGATGGAGGATTGGGCCTCCGGCCTGGCTTTCCCCTCCCACCCGGTCATCGCCATCTCCGATGACGGGGCGACGGTGCCGACCGCCCTGGTGGACCAAGTCGCCACGATGGCCTTGGAGGCCGGTATCCCCTTCATCGACCATTGCGAACATCATGAGTCCGGGGTCCTCAACGAAGGCCCGGTCGCCCGGCGCCTGGGCCTGCCCGGCATCCCGGAGTCGACGGAGATCGCCGTGGTCTCGCGCGACATCGACCTGGTCCGCCGCACGGGGGTCCGTCTCCATCTGCAACACATTTCCACGGCCGCTTCCTGCGCGGCCATCCGCCAAGCCAAGGACGAAGGCCTGCCGGTCACCTGCGAGACGGCCCCTCATTACCTCGCCTTGGACGATAAGTCTGTGGAGGATTATGGTCCGGCCGCCAAGATGAATCCCCCCCTGCGCTCTTCGAAGGACCGGCAGGCCGTCATCCAGGCCGTGGCCGACGGGACTATCGACATGCTGGCCACCGATCACGCCCCCCATACAGCCGAGCAGAAGGCGGCCGGTCTGGCCGCGGCCCCCAACGGGGTCATCGGGCTGGAATCGGCTTACGGGGTCGCCTACCACTGTCTAGTGGCCCCCGGCATCATCTCCCACCGACGCCTGATCGAATTGATGAGCGTCAATCCTGCCCGGTTGATGAAAGACCAGGTCTTCGAGATTGAGGCCCACCTGTCCGGATCCGTCGTGGATTTAAGGTCAAGCGTGGATTTGAAGTCCGGCCAGGGCCCGGAATCCGAGGACGTCTGGGGCCAAGGCCAGCCGGACCTGGTTTTGCTGAAGACGGGGGAGGAGACCCGGATTCAGACGGACCGGTGGCTGTCCAAAGCCAGGAACACCCCCTTCCAGGGGTGGACGGTCGAAAGCCGGGTGGTCGCCACCATCCTGGGAGGCCGGATCTCCTGCGCCCAGGCCGATTCCCTGAGATGGGAAGAATAG
- a CDS encoding aspartate carbamoyltransferase regulatory subunit, protein MEVTSINEGIIIDHVPAGRSFTVLNYLHIDPKTTRLALIMNAASQSYGTKDIIKIEGRTQVDLHVLALVAPDATVNVVHEGQIAEKLKPTLPQRVRNVLTCHNPRCITTSERGLDQLFHLVRTSDPQVTEYRCDYCDELAHL, encoded by the coding sequence ATGGAAGTGACCAGCATCAACGAGGGGATCATCATCGACCATGTGCCAGCGGGCAGGTCCTTCACGGTCCTCAATTATCTTCACATCGACCCCAAGACCACCCGGTTGGCCTTGATTATGAACGCGGCCAGCCAGTCCTACGGGACCAAGGACATCATCAAGATCGAAGGGCGGACCCAGGTCGACCTCCACGTCTTGGCCTTAGTGGCCCCGGACGCCACGGTCAACGTGGTCCATGAAGGGCAGATCGCCGAGAAGCTCAAGCCCACCCTTCCCCAGAGGGTACGCAACGTGCTCACCTGTCATAACCCTCGGTGCATCACCACCAGCGAGCGAGGGCTCGACCAGCTTTTCCACCTGGTGAGGACTTCCGACCCCCAGGTGACCGAGTACCGGTGCGATTATTGCGATGAACTGGCCCATTTGTAA